One segment of Primulina tabacum isolate GXHZ01 chromosome 14, ASM2559414v2, whole genome shotgun sequence DNA contains the following:
- the LOC142525282 gene encoding phytolongin Phyl1.1-like, with protein sequence MTALRESISFCCISKGGQILFKYNNCGEHEIENLAAICVERTPPYHKWYFQTMDKRTFCFLMDDVYVYFAVASECVGNSGVLRFLNKLRDEFRRMAKRGGGSFSRSLTNSNSLCLQEQLLPVVSHLVNFFSETVTERSAENGPSSICNIANGQEHIECGSSSKAPLLGKLNKQEKKKKKMPKDHVISVRGDIEIEEYRSSNERVVNVESVSLDSIHQGGGRDLGSPSRKDLNTARVRPSSQNLHKKWCMQVRIVLAIDAAVCVVLFVIWLVICHGTKCIS encoded by the coding sequence ATGACAGCACTTCGAGAGTCTATTTCTTTTTGCTGCATATCAAAGGGCGGTcaaattttgttcaaatataATAATTGCGGGGAGCATGAGATAGAAAATTTGGCTGCAATCTGCGTGGAGAGGACTCCTCCATATCACAAATGGTATTTTCAAACCATGGATAAAAGGACTTTCTGTTTCTTGATGGATGATGTTTATGTTTACTTTGCGGTAGCAAGTGAATGTGTTGGCAACTCGGGAGTTCTAAGATTTCTTAACAAGTTGAGGGATGAATTCAGGAGGATGGCTAAAAGGGGCGGTGGTTCTTTTAGCAGAAGCCTGACGAATTCCAACTCGCTCTGTCTGCAGGAGCAATTGCTTCCGGTTGTTTCCCACTTGGTTAATTTTTTCTCAGAAACCGTTACAGAAAGGTCAGCAGAAAATGGCCCTTCATCAATATGTAATATCGCCAATGGACAGGAGCACATTGAATGTGGTTCTTCCTCTAAAGCCCCTTTACTTGGGAAGTTAAATaaacaagagaagaagaaaaagaagatgcCAAAGGATCATGTAATTTCTGTGCGAGGAGATATTGAGATAGAGGAGTATAGGAGCTCCAATGAAAGAGTAGTGAATGTTGAGTCGGTAAGTCTGGATTCTATCCATCAAGGAGGAGGCAGAGATTTAGGTTCTCCATCGCGGAAGGATTTGAACACAGCAAGGGTTAGGCCGAGTTCCCAAAATCTACATAAAAAGTGGTGCATGCAAGTAAGAATTGTTCTTGCCATTGATGCTGCAGTTTGTGTTGTTCTCTTTGTGATATGGTTGGTTATATGCCATGGTACAAAGTGCATTAGCTGA